From the genome of Populus trichocarpa isolate Nisqually-1 chromosome 15, P.trichocarpa_v4.1, whole genome shotgun sequence, one region includes:
- the LOC7456657 gene encoding uncharacterized protein LOC7456657 isoform X2 has protein sequence MTMLKNLPEEVFNLWNNWEIRGMVLLSLFLQTILIIFGSRRKTTRRSWIRILVWSAYLSADMVATVALGNLARSQGDSSGDSSEKANSSIQAFWAPFLLLHLGGPDTITAYSIEDNELWLRHLLGLVVQVGVAFYVFSKSWPSGILAFIAIPMFIVGIVKYAERTWVLWSSCSKSLKNSSIYDFSGSYNRSRISKTPPQDLQENCLLQAYVFSYISKLVMQDLVPDIPSLIRSRELISKNEADGAFKVVEVELGLIYDMLYTKAPLIYSRAGIILRCISSLLSVTAFITFQVMIDKHDYSTADIAVTYLLFAAAVFLEFYAFLCLVLSDWTMIWLIDKGGNGLTSATYSQLRKLTRSERWSRSISQYNLISSSFESEPPKCLELLGIDEMMRQMHVNRKDLNVGLQGLIFGHLLKKAEKIKEDLNVCDKNVRSKIIGQRGDGVLEREGVLRDFKWCTTEVEFSRSILVWHLATEICYRADKDESNVSKEYETSRSLSEYMMYLLVMRPNMLSKGFGDEGYLETLRELRGLKDRGPGDEGYQRILRELRNSESPGWNRYDDGLFQRYWKTEKPVTRGVYVLARQLLLLESKKRWETINEVWVEMVAYAAAQCPWKEHTQQLRRGGELLTHVSLLMLHLGLSEQYEYKRLGELISYLKEEEKEEYFNARDKYMEGAAMSGSNLGEELEELKKIVADTKRELEQLRSSLTASTPQQGIDSFPRSLPAQTDGQGIGQPPSNNDISLSME, from the exons ATGACAATGCTTAAAAACTTGCCTGAAGAAGTCTTTAATTTATGGAACAATTGGGAGATTCGAGGAATGGTTTTGCTTAGTCTCTTCCTACAAACCATCCTCATCATATTTGGGTCTCGGCGAAAGACCACTCGCAGAAGCTGGATCAGGATTCTCGTTTGGTCTGCATATCTATCAGCAGACATGGTGGCAACTGTTGCACTGGGTAATCTAGCCAGGAGCCAAGGAGATTCATCAGGTGACAGTTCAGAGAAAGCAAACAGTTCCATCCAGGCATTTTGGGCACCTTTTCTACTCCTGCACCTTGGTGGCCCGGACACAATCACTGCATACTCGATTGAAGATAACGAGTTGTGGTTAAGGCATTTACTTGGTCTTGTAGTCCAAGTCGGAGTGGCTTTTTATGTCTTCTCAAAGTCTTGGCCTAGCGGTATTCTCGCATTCATAGCGATCCCAATGTTCATTGTTGGCATTGTAAAATACGCAGAGAGGACTTGGGTGCTCTGGTCTTCATGCTCCAAGAGTCTGAAAAACTCTTCTATCTACGATTTTTCGGGTTCTTATAATCGTTCAAGAATATCAAAAACTCCTCCACAAGACCTCCAGGAAAATTGTCTTCTTCaagcttatgttttttcttatatatccaAGTTAGTGATGCAGGATCTTGTCCCTGACATTCCTTCACTAATAAGAAGCAGGGAGCTGATTTCAAAAAATGAAGCAGACGGTGCCTTCAAGGTGGTAGAGGTTGAGCTTGGATTGATATATGATATGCTTTACACTAAAGCGCCTCTGATTTACTCCCGTGCCGGAATCATTCTTCGCTGTATCAGCTCTCTGCTCTCTGTTACTGCGTTTATTACCTTCCAGGTCATGATAGACAAGCATGACTACTCAACGGCCGACATTGCAGTGACGTATTTATTGTTTGCGGCCGCAGTTTTTCTCGAGTTCTATGCTTTTTTATGCCTTGTTTTGTCTGACTGGACAATGATTTGGTTGATTGATAAAGGAGGGAACGGCCTGACTAGTGCAACTTATTCTCAGCTAAGGAAGTTAACTAGAAGCGAGAGGTGGTCGAGATCCATATCACAGTATAACCTGATAAGCTCTTCCTTTGAAAGCGAGCCACCTAAATGCTTGGAATTGCTGGGAATCGATGAAATGATGAGGCAAATGCATGTGAATCGGAAAGATTTGAATGTTGGACTACAAGGTCTTATTTTCGGACATCTTCTAAAGAAAGCTGAGAAGATTAAGGAGGATTTGAATGTCTGTGATAAAAATGTCAGAAGTAAAATAATTGGTCAGAGGGGAGATGGTGTGCTAGAAAGAGAGGGAGTGTTACGGGACTTCAAGTGGTGCACGACTGAAGTAGAATTCAGTCGGAGCATTCTTGTCTGGCATCTCGCAACAGAGATTTGTTATCGTGCTGATAAAGATGAAAGCAATGTCTCCAAAGAATATGAAACAAGCAGATCCCTATCTGAATACATGATGTATCTTTTGGTGATGAGACCAAATATGCTCTCTAAAGGATTCGGTGATGAGGGATATCTAGAAACCTTGCGAGAATTGCGGGGTCTAAAAGATCGTGGTCCTGGTGATGAGGGATATCAGCGTATCTTGCGAGAATTGCGCAACAGTGAATCACCAGGATGGAATCGTTATGATGATGGATTGTTTCAACGTTACTGGAAAACAGAAAAGCCAGTGACACGTGGTGTATATGTGCTCGCCAGGCAATTGCTTTTATTGGAATCCAAGAAGCGATGGGAGACGATAAATGAAGTTTGGGTAGAAATGGTTGCATATGCAGCAGCTCAGTGTCCATGGAAAGAACATACTCAACAACTGAGAAGAGGTGGAGAGTTACTCACTCATGTCTCCCTTCTCATGCTACATCTTGGCTTGAGCGAACAGTACGAATATAAAAGATTAGGCGAGCTCATTTCTTATTTGAAAGAG gaggagaaagaagaatATTTCAACGCTAGAGACAAATATATGGAAGGTGCAGCCATGTCAGGGTCGAATCTTGGTGAG
- the LOC7456657 gene encoding uncharacterized protein LOC7456657 isoform X1, protein MTMLKKLPEEVLNLWNNWEIRGMVLLSLLLQTILIVFGPRRKTIGRIWIRILVWSAYLSADMVATVALGNLARSQGDSSGDSSEKANNSIQTFWAPFLLLHLGGPDTITAYSIEDNELWLRHLLGLVVQVGVALYVFSRSWPSGILTFIAIPMFIAGVVKYAERTWVLWSSCSKSLKNSSLSDFWRRSIDLRITEIAGNQDDLQREYLRQACTFFYISKYMMQDLVTSTIDLMLSQLLISRISVDGAFKVVEVELGLISDMLYTKAPLIYSRAGIVLRSISFLLSVSAFIAFLKIGKHAYSMTDITITYLLFGAAVFLELYAFLCLVLSDWTMIWLIDKGGNALTTAIYSQLRKLTRSERWSRSISQYNLISSSFESEPPKCLELLGIDEMMRQMHVNRKDLNVGLQGLIFGHLLKKAEKIKEDLNVCDKNVRSKIIGQRGDGVLEREGVLRDFKWCTTEVEFSRSILVWHLATEICYRADKDESNVSKEYETSRSLSEYMMYLLVMRPNMLSKGFGDEGYLETLRELRGLKDRGPGDEGYQRILRELRNSESPGWNRYDDGLFQRYWKTEKPVTRGVYVLARQLLLLESKKRWETINEVWVEMVAYAAAQCPWKEHTQQLRRGGELLTHVSLLMLHLGLSEQYEYKRLGELISYLKEEEKEEYFNARDKYMEGAAMSGSNLGEELEELKKIVADTKRELEQLRSSLTASTPQQGIDSFPRSLPAQTDGQGIGQPPSNNDISLSME, encoded by the exons ATGACAATGCTTAAAAAATTGCCTGAAGAAGTCTTAAATTTATGGAACAATTGGGAGATTCGAGGGATGGTTTTGCTTAGTCTCTTACTACAAACCATCCTCATCGTATTTGGTCCTCGGCGAAAGACCATTGGAAGAATCTGGATCAGGATTCTCGTTTGGTCTGCGTACCTATCAGCAGACATGGTGGCAACTGTTGCACTGGGTAATCTAGCCAGGAGCCAAGGAGATTCATCAGGTGACAGTTCAGAGAAAGCAAACAATTCCATCCAGACATTTTGGGCACCTTTTCTACTCCTGCACCTTGGTGGCCCAGACACAATCACTGCATACTCGATTGAAGATAACGAGTTGTGGTTAAGGCATTTACTTGGTCTCGTAGTTCAAGTCGGAGTGGCTCTTTATGTCTTCTCAAGGTCTTGGCCTAGCGGTATCCTCACATTCATAGCGATCCCAATGTTCATTGCTGGCGTTGTAAAGTACGCAGAGAGGACTTGGGTGCTCTGGTCTTCATGCTCCAAGAGTTTGAAAAACTCCTCTCTCTCAGATTTTTGGCGTCGTTCTATTGATCTGAGAATAACAGAAATAGCTGGGAACCAAGATGATCTACAGAGAGAATATCTTCGTCAAgcttgtacttttttttatatatccaaGTATATGATGCAGGATCTTGTCACTAGCACTATAGATCTAATGCTGAGCCAGTTGCTGATTTCTAGAATCTCAGTAGACGGTGCCTTCAAGGTGGTAGAGGTTGAGCTTGGATTGATATCTGATATGCTTTATACTAAAGCGCCTCTGATTTACTCCCGTGCCGGAATCGTTCTTCGCTCGATCAGCTTTCTGCTCTCTGTTTCTGCTTTTATTGCTTTCCTCAAGATTGGCAAGCATGCCTACTCAATGACCGACATTACAATCACGTATTTATTGTTTGGGGCCGCAGTTTTTCTCGAGTTGTATGCTTTTTTATGCCTTGTTTTGTCTGACTGGACAATGATTTGGTTGATTGATAAAGGAGGGAACGCCCTGACTACTGCAATTTATTCTCAGCTAAGGAAGTTAACTAGAAGCGAGAG GTGGTCGAGATCCATATCACAGTATAACCTGATAAGCTCTTCCTTTGAAAGCGAGCCACCTAAATGCTTGGAATTGCTGGGAATCGATGAAATGATGAGGCAAATGCATGTGAATCGGAAAGATTTGAATGTTGGACTACAAGGTCTTATTTTCGGACATCTTCTAAAGAAAGCTGAGAAGATTAAGGAGGATTTGAATGTCTGTGATAAAAATGTCAGAAGTAAAATAATTGGTCAGAGGGGAGATGGTGTGCTAGAAAGAGAGGGAGTGTTACGGGACTTCAAGTGGTGCACGACTGAAGTAGAATTCAGTCGGAGCATTCTTGTCTGGCATCTCGCAACAGAGATTTGTTATCGTGCTGATAAAGATGAAAGCAATGTCTCCAAAGAATATGAAACAAGCAGATCCCTATCTGAATACATGATGTATCTTTTGGTGATGAGACCAAATATGCTCTCTAAAGGATTCGGTGATGAGGGATATCTAGAAACCTTGCGAGAATTGCGGGGTCTAAAAGATCGTGGTCCTGGTGATGAGGGATATCAGCGTATCTTGCGAGAATTGCGCAACAGTGAATCACCAGGATGGAATCGTTATGATGATGGATTGTTTCAACGTTACTGGAAAACAGAAAAGCCAGTGACACGTGGTGTATATGTGCTCGCCAGGCAATTGCTTTTATTGGAATCCAAGAAGCGATGGGAGACGATAAATGAAGTTTGGGTAGAAATGGTTGCATATGCAGCAGCTCAGTGTCCATGGAAAGAACATACTCAACAACTGAGAAGAGGTGGAGAGTTACTCACTCATGTCTCCCTTCTCATGCTACATCTTGGCTTGAGCGAACAGTACGAATATAAAAGATTAGGCGAGCTCATTTCTTATTTGAAAGAG gaggagaaagaagaatATTTCAACGCTAGAGACAAATATATGGAAGGTGCAGCCATGTCAGGGTCGAATCTTGGTGAG